The following coding sequences are from one Enterococcus sp. 4G2_DIV0659 window:
- the cas8c gene encoding type I-C CRISPR-associated protein Cas8c/Csd1 — protein sequence MSWLNDLYETYKENADQAGKVQRTSSGKEIVLLPIAHAYQNAQIEVTITPEGEFYEADVVPKEEAQTMIPVTIESAGRSGSTSAPHLIHDNLVYVAGDFEEYGGVYKKNKAGKNSYRMYLENLRAWCESDYSQTAVKSVLQYLEKGTLIEDLVQANVMVEKNHQLIPKWSKELEAELGEKPPLFSVVVGEQSASFVRFAVQEKGKEKRPLWGDKEIIDSFVAYYTNELTNEGLDYVTGEMLPLTENHPSKVRYGGDMAKLISGNDSTNFTYKGRFTDKNQVASISYEVSQKGHNALKWLIGKQAFVLDGRVFLTWGKKETKVPNPEESSADFLDFDAIFAKDEEAEMLLNPDTTHQQFSELFKQALNGYSVKLSYREPIYIMILDAATPGRMGVLYYRSFEKEQYFTRIEAWHQTCFWRHTYGSKNKQRYTFWGAPSLRDIAEAAYGARASDTLIKNTIHELFPCVVDGKKIPINLVRNLLQRASNPVSMEKWEWEKTLSIACAVMNKHFKKGERIVALDKNETDRSYLFGRMLAVADKVERKSLSLGEKDRMTNAMRYMNTFSNHPLQTWQTLQENLIPYYGRLKDRGLYYQHLIDEIVVSFEKGERTNKPLNGEYLMGYCEQRYELDTYKKSEDKTEE from the coding sequence ATGAGTTGGTTAAATGATTTATATGAAACATACAAAGAAAATGCAGATCAAGCAGGGAAAGTTCAACGAACATCTTCTGGAAAAGAAATCGTTCTTTTGCCAATTGCTCATGCTTATCAAAATGCACAAATCGAAGTAACGATAACGCCAGAGGGTGAATTTTACGAGGCAGATGTCGTACCAAAAGAAGAGGCTCAAACAATGATTCCTGTAACGATTGAGTCTGCTGGAAGATCAGGTTCAACGTCTGCACCGCATTTAATCCATGATAATTTAGTCTATGTGGCGGGTGATTTCGAGGAATATGGTGGTGTTTACAAAAAGAATAAAGCTGGGAAAAATTCTTATCGGATGTATTTAGAAAATTTACGGGCATGGTGCGAATCAGATTATTCTCAGACAGCTGTTAAAAGTGTTTTGCAGTATTTAGAAAAAGGAACATTGATTGAAGATTTAGTACAAGCAAATGTAATGGTTGAAAAGAATCATCAACTTATCCCAAAATGGTCAAAAGAGCTTGAAGCAGAACTTGGTGAGAAGCCGCCGTTATTTAGTGTAGTAGTTGGGGAACAATCAGCTTCTTTTGTCAGATTTGCTGTTCAAGAAAAGGGAAAAGAAAAACGACCGCTCTGGGGAGATAAAGAAATAATTGACTCATTTGTCGCTTATTATACAAACGAACTGACAAATGAAGGGCTAGATTATGTCACTGGAGAAATGTTACCACTAACAGAAAACCATCCCTCAAAAGTACGCTATGGCGGTGATATGGCGAAATTGATTTCAGGAAATGATTCTACAAATTTCACATATAAAGGTCGTTTTACTGATAAAAATCAAGTCGCTTCGATCAGTTACGAAGTTTCTCAAAAAGGACACAATGCTTTGAAATGGCTGATTGGCAAACAAGCCTTTGTTTTAGACGGACGAGTCTTTTTAACCTGGGGGAAAAAAGAAACAAAGGTGCCTAATCCAGAAGAATCAAGTGCTGACTTTCTTGATTTTGATGCTATTTTTGCCAAAGATGAAGAAGCAGAAATGTTATTAAATCCAGATACAACGCATCAACAATTTTCTGAGTTATTTAAGCAAGCCTTAAATGGTTATAGCGTGAAGCTTTCTTACCGTGAGCCAATTTATATTATGATTTTAGATGCTGCGACTCCTGGAAGAATGGGCGTTCTCTACTATCGTTCATTTGAAAAAGAACAATACTTTACACGAATTGAAGCATGGCATCAAACCTGTTTTTGGCGTCATACGTATGGTAGTAAAAATAAACAACGCTACACATTTTGGGGTGCTCCATCACTTAGAGACATTGCTGAAGCGGCGTATGGTGCACGAGCTAGTGACACGCTAATAAAAAATACAATCCATGAATTATTTCCTTGTGTTGTGGATGGTAAAAAGATTCCAATCAATCTTGTTAGAAATCTCCTGCAACGAGCGTCAAATCCTGTAAGCATGGAAAAATGGGAATGGGAAAAAACACTAAGTATTGCTTGTGCAGTCATGAATAAACATTTTAAAAAGGGGGAAAGAATTGTGGCATTAGATAAAAATGAAACTGATAGAAGTTATCTATTTGGAAGAATGTTGGCGGTAGCAGATAAGGTGGAGAGAAAATCACTTTCTTTGGGTGAAAAAGATAGAATGACAAATGCAATGCGTTACATGAATACATTTAGTAATCATCCCTTACAAACTTGGCAAACACTTCAAGAAAACTTAATTCCATATTACGGACGTTTGAAAGATAGAGGTCTGTATTATCAACATTTAATAGATGAAATTGTTGTATCTTTTGAAAAAGGGGAAAGAACTAACAAACCATTAAATGGAGAATATCTTATGGGCTATTGTGAACAACGTTATGAATTAGACACTTATAAAAAATCAGAAGACAAAACGGAGGAATAA
- the cas5c gene encoding type I-C CRISPR-associated protein Cas5c, translating to MRYKNQISFRVEGEYALFTDPLTKMGGEKMTYQVPTYQALKGITESIYWKPSIMYYIDEVRVMNSIQMESKGMRPMKYNDSRASDLAYYTYLKKPVYEVKVHFEFNPHRPDLKGDWNEDKHYQILKRSIKAGGRRDIFLGTRECQGYVEPVEFGKAKGDYDNYEGELHFGTMVHGLSYPDETGKEELAVRLWRPIMEKGIIKFIRPEECSLVRPLRTMQAKIFDPSGMETVDRLFETLEQEVE from the coding sequence ATGAGATACAAAAATCAGATTTCATTTAGAGTTGAAGGTGAATACGCTCTTTTTACAGATCCTTTGACAAAAATGGGGGGTGAAAAAATGACCTATCAAGTCCCCACCTATCAAGCGCTAAAAGGAATCACAGAAAGCATTTATTGGAAACCATCGATTATGTACTATATTGATGAAGTTCGCGTGATGAACTCGATTCAAATGGAATCCAAAGGCATGCGACCGATGAAATACAACGATAGCAGAGCTAGTGATTTAGCGTATTATACGTATCTGAAAAAGCCTGTTTATGAAGTAAAAGTCCATTTTGAGTTTAATCCACATCGTCCTGATTTAAAAGGGGATTGGAATGAAGACAAACATTATCAGATTTTAAAACGTTCAATCAAAGCTGGCGGACGGAGAGATATTTTTTTAGGAACAAGAGAATGTCAAGGATATGTGGAACCAGTTGAGTTTGGGAAAGCTAAAGGCGACTATGACAATTATGAAGGGGAATTGCATTTTGGCACAATGGTGCATGGTTTATCTTATCCTGATGAAACAGGAAAAGAGGAATTGGCAGTTCGTTTGTGGCGTCCGATTATGGAAAAAGGCATTATTAAATTTATACGACCAGAAGAATGTAGCTTAGTTCGACCGCTTAGAACGATGCAAGCGAAAATATTTGACCCTTCAGGAATGGAAACTGTTGATCGACTATTTGAAACCTTGGAACAGGAGGTTGAATGA
- the cas1c gene encoding type I-C CRISPR-associated endonuclease Cas1c: MKKLLNTLFITSSDAYMALDGENIVVKIDEKKNRVPLHNIEAIVTSGYLGASPALMRKCAEKNIGITFLTNTGKFGSRVTGGTTGNVTLRKKQYRLSDSEVESLQIARHFIIGKVYNQRWMLERMTRENPMRVDIERFKQISGELKKYIEDIRQVEELESLRGIEGQAANRYFLLFDQMILQQKSDFGFYGRNRRPPLDNVNAMLSLAYTLLAQECAAALETVGLDPYVGFMHQDRPGRASLALDLMEELRGIYADRFVLTLINKKMVTEKDFVKKESGAVILTDAGRRTFFQKWQEKKQEQIQHPFLGEKINWGLVPYAQALLLSRFLRDDLDGYPPFLWK, from the coding sequence ATGAAAAAGCTATTGAATACCTTATTTATAACATCCTCAGATGCATACATGGCTTTAGATGGTGAGAACATTGTTGTTAAAATAGACGAAAAGAAAAATAGAGTGCCTCTTCATAATATAGAAGCCATTGTTACTTCTGGTTATTTAGGAGCAAGTCCGGCATTAATGCGCAAATGTGCTGAGAAAAATATAGGTATCACATTCTTAACAAATACCGGTAAATTTGGTAGTCGGGTGACAGGCGGCACAACTGGAAATGTGACGTTGCGGAAAAAACAATATCGTTTATCTGATAGTGAAGTAGAAAGTTTGCAGATTGCTCGTCATTTTATTATCGGTAAAGTGTACAATCAACGGTGGATGTTGGAACGTATGACTAGAGAAAACCCGATGAGAGTGGATATTGAACGGTTTAAGCAGATTTCTGGAGAACTGAAAAAATACATTGAAGATATTCGCCAAGTGGAGGAGCTAGAATCGCTAAGAGGGATTGAAGGACAAGCAGCAAATCGCTATTTTCTCTTGTTTGACCAAATGATTTTGCAACAGAAGAGTGATTTTGGTTTTTATGGTCGAAACCGCAGACCGCCCTTAGACAATGTCAATGCAATGCTTTCTTTAGCTTATACGTTGTTAGCTCAAGAATGTGCAGCCGCTTTAGAAACGGTTGGACTTGATCCTTATGTTGGATTTATGCACCAAGATCGACCTGGAAGGGCTTCTTTAGCTTTGGATTTAATGGAAGAGTTAAGGGGAATTTATGCGGATCGTTTTGTCTTAACGTTGATTAATAAAAAAATGGTGACGGAAAAAGATTTCGTTAAAAAAGAAAGTGGTGCAGTGATTTTAACAGATGCGGGTAGGCGAACCTTCTTTCAAAAATGGCAAGAAAAGAAACAAGAGCAAATTCAGCATCCATTTTTAGGTGAAAAAATTAATTGGGGCTTGGTTCCTTATGCTCAGGCATTGTTGTTAAGTCGGTTTTTAAGAGATGATTTAGATGGTTATCCGCCGTTTTTATGGAAGTAG
- a CDS encoding DJ-1/PfpI family protein: protein MTEVFFVLLEEYADWEAASVAAVLNQEKGFTVKTVSNEKQAIRSMGGFSTLPDYTLAEACQKEFAALVLIGGKSWRTEKAEAVAALVEKAEQQGALIAAICDATVYLGTLGLLNDGKHTSNQLQDLQEYAGDRYTGGNQFVETQAIRENNLITANGTGYLEFAREILLALQVISEKEVAQWYNFFKLGYYEALKQELRSTSDGDAD, encoded by the coding sequence ATGACAGAAGTGTTTTTTGTATTGTTAGAAGAGTATGCAGATTGGGAAGCAGCATCAGTTGCGGCTGTTCTGAATCAGGAAAAAGGGTTCACCGTTAAAACAGTGTCAAATGAAAAACAAGCCATTCGATCAATGGGCGGTTTTTCGACATTGCCAGATTATACACTTGCTGAAGCGTGTCAAAAAGAGTTTGCCGCATTGGTTTTGATTGGTGGAAAATCTTGGCGAACGGAGAAAGCAGAAGCTGTTGCAGCTTTAGTAGAAAAAGCGGAACAACAAGGTGCTTTGATCGCTGCGATTTGCGATGCGACTGTTTATCTGGGGACTCTAGGGTTACTAAATGATGGCAAACATACAAGTAACCAATTACAAGACTTGCAAGAGTACGCAGGTGATCGCTATACAGGTGGGAATCAATTTGTAGAAACCCAAGCAATTAGAGAGAATAATTTGATTACAGCTAATGGAACTGGGTATTTAGAGTTTGCTAGAGAAATTTTGTTGGCCCTTCAAGTAATATCGGAAAAAGAAGTCGCACAATGGTATAATTTTTTCAAGTTAGGGTATTATGAAGCGTTAAAACAAGAGCTTAGAAGTACAAGTGATGGGGATGCTGATTAA
- a CDS encoding type I toxin-antitoxin system Fst family toxin, with amino-acid sequence MNLLFILFSTIIGPIIVGVVLGLFKHWLDNRQD; translated from the coding sequence GTGAACCTATTGTTTATTTTATTTTCCACAATCATTGGCCCGATTATTGTTGGAGTAGTCTTAGGATTATTCAAACATTGGCTTGATAATCGGCAGGACTAG
- a CDS encoding helix-turn-helix transcriptional regulator, which yields MKIDRLLSLVHLLAANDRMTAKDLAERLEVSKRTIYRDIETLNLAGIPIVSYSGISGGYGIVAGYKVNKHIFSTEDISTILTGLSAIQSISTSTNISPLLAKIAPNTSLQQPQSDLLIDLSSWFTPNEGKNKLNDLRQAIALQRTIIIQYHSKKGYSKRKVEPYKLVFKASHWYLYGFCLKRKAFRLFKLTRIQTYKLLDEGFEPRLLEAIKLTIESENDYLEAMALPASQQVVLTYDQKDKLYLIDKFGAEFFEEQDKASAVGTIVFPLINQEKTVDFILRFQDKIRVIEPPIIVEAVKAKIEQMYFLYKS from the coding sequence ATGAAAATTGATCGTTTACTAAGCTTGGTACATTTGTTAGCAGCAAATGATCGCATGACAGCCAAGGATTTGGCTGAACGTTTGGAAGTATCTAAACGAACGATTTACCGTGATATTGAAACGCTGAATTTAGCTGGAATTCCGATTGTTTCTTATTCAGGCATTTCTGGTGGCTATGGCATTGTTGCAGGCTACAAAGTGAACAAACATATTTTTTCTACAGAAGATATTTCAACAATTTTGACGGGACTTTCCGCGATTCAAAGCATTTCAACATCCACGAACATTAGCCCTTTATTGGCAAAAATTGCACCGAATACGAGCTTACAGCAACCGCAAAGCGATTTATTGATCGATCTTTCTTCGTGGTTTACACCGAATGAAGGCAAGAATAAACTAAATGATTTACGACAAGCAATAGCGCTGCAGCGGACCATTATTATTCAGTATCATTCTAAGAAAGGCTATTCTAAGCGAAAAGTTGAACCATATAAGCTTGTGTTTAAAGCGTCTCATTGGTATCTTTATGGTTTTTGTTTAAAGAGAAAGGCCTTTCGCTTATTTAAACTGACCAGAATTCAAACATATAAGTTGTTAGATGAGGGATTTGAGCCTAGACTTTTAGAAGCTATAAAGCTGACTATTGAGTCTGAAAATGATTATCTAGAAGCGATGGCATTGCCAGCAAGTCAACAAGTGGTTTTAACTTATGATCAAAAGGATAAATTATATTTGATTGACAAATTTGGTGCAGAATTTTTTGAGGAACAGGATAAAGCCTCGGCTGTTGGAACAATCGTCTTTCCGTTGATCAATCAGGAAAAAACAGTTGATTTTATTTTACGTTTTCAGGACAAGATACGAGTCATTGAACCGCCAATAATCGTTGAAGCAGTCAAAGCGAAAATTGAACAAATGTATTTTCTTTATAAAAGCTGA
- the cas4 gene encoding CRISPR-associated protein Cas4 → MYDEQDYLMISGIQHFLFCRRQWALIHIEQQWQENVLTLEGQYLHEKADQPTIREKRKDRLIVRALPIHSPTLGITGICDVVEFVQDLNGVPLHGESGTFSPIPVEYKHGKPKQELSDIMQLTAQAVCLEEMLVCEVPKGYLYYHETKRREAVDITLALRDELKKNVAEMHQYWARRYTPKVKTGNFCKKCSLQNICLPKLMNVQTVKGYLDRRLCE, encoded by the coding sequence ATGTACGACGAACAAGATTATTTAATGATTTCTGGGATTCAACATTTTCTCTTTTGCCGCCGTCAATGGGCGTTGATTCATATTGAACAACAATGGCAAGAAAATGTGTTGACGCTGGAAGGACAATATTTACACGAAAAAGCTGATCAGCCGACGATTCGGGAAAAACGCAAAGATCGTTTGATTGTTCGCGCGCTGCCTATCCATTCACCAACTTTGGGCATTACTGGAATCTGTGATGTTGTGGAATTTGTACAAGATCTAAATGGCGTACCGTTACACGGAGAATCAGGAACATTTTCACCGATTCCAGTTGAATACAAACATGGTAAGCCAAAGCAAGAGCTCAGTGATATCATGCAGTTAACAGCTCAGGCAGTTTGCTTAGAGGAAATGCTTGTTTGTGAAGTGCCAAAAGGCTATCTTTATTATCATGAAACAAAACGTAGAGAAGCAGTTGATATTACACTTGCTTTACGTGACGAACTCAAGAAAAATGTAGCTGAAATGCATCAATACTGGGCAAGACGCTACACGCCTAAAGTTAAAACCGGTAACTTTTGTAAAAAATGTTCACTACAAAATATTTGTTTGCCTAAATTGATGAATGTTCAAACTGTCAAAGGCTATTTAGATCGGAGGTTATGTGAATGA
- a CDS encoding Crp/Fnr family transcriptional regulator: MDSHVLQEYLDNHSFPIVVKKKRTYLTYEGLQDRYAYILKSGTIKTSVISPDGREFNLRYINSLEIVSLLRDEYSQFIDAPFNIRIESEQAELYQIDRVQFWKDINQSKELQMYVKDYYRVRLMYSMKKMQQMLMNGKFGAVCTQIYELYDTFGVQLDDGMLVDFVVTNEEIAHFCGITSASSVNRMMQQLKDLGAIKIQDRKIVITDMEILKDNIIL; this comes from the coding sequence ATGGATAGTCATGTCTTACAAGAATATTTAGATAATCATTCATTTCCAATCGTTGTGAAGAAAAAAAGAACCTATTTAACCTATGAAGGATTACAAGATCGCTATGCCTATATTTTGAAGAGCGGCACCATCAAAACTAGCGTGATTTCGCCTGATGGACGAGAGTTTAATTTGAGGTATATCAATAGTTTGGAAATCGTATCGTTGTTGAGAGATGAATACTCCCAGTTTATCGATGCACCGTTTAATATTCGGATCGAATCAGAGCAAGCAGAATTGTATCAAATCGATCGGGTTCAGTTTTGGAAGGATATCAATCAGAGTAAAGAATTACAGATGTATGTGAAAGACTATTACCGTGTCCGATTGATGTATTCGATGAAGAAGATGCAGCAAATGTTGATGAATGGCAAATTTGGGGCGGTTTGTACGCAAATCTATGAGTTATATGATACGTTTGGTGTGCAGTTAGATGATGGCATGTTGGTTGATTTTGTGGTCACCAATGAAGAAATTGCTCATTTTTGCGGGATCACCTCTGCTAGTAGTGTGAATCGCATGATGCAGCAATTGAAGGACTTGGGGGCAATCAAGATTCAGGATCGAAAGATTGTGATTACGGATATGGAGATTTTGAAAGATAATATTATTTTGTAA
- the cas7c gene encoding type I-C CRISPR-associated protein Cas7/Csd2: MSTLENKIDFKVIVSVTNANPNGDPLNGNRPRQNFDGFGEISDVAIKRKIRNRLQDLGERIFVQSDDRADDGFKSLKDRADAVEELEAINKDKKKDADRYAQVACKTFMDTRSFGQVFAFKGSDLSVGVRGPVSIQTAVSVDPIDINTMQITKSVNSVTGDKKGSDTMGTKHFVDFGVYVFNGSINVQLAEKTGFTEADAEKIKEALTTLFENDASSARPDGSMAVEKVYWWEHPSKMGKASSAKVHRSVKIEKISEVDRAKSFDDYKVTVEPLEGIELTVIEGL, translated from the coding sequence ATGAGTACATTAGAAAATAAAATCGATTTTAAAGTCATTGTTTCAGTAACAAATGCAAACCCAAACGGTGATCCATTAAACGGAAACCGACCACGCCAAAACTTTGATGGTTTCGGCGAAATATCAGATGTCGCAATTAAACGTAAAATTCGTAATCGACTACAAGACTTAGGTGAACGTATTTTTGTTCAGTCTGATGACCGTGCGGATGATGGCTTTAAAAGTTTGAAAGACCGAGCAGATGCAGTCGAAGAACTAGAAGCAATCAATAAAGACAAGAAAAAAGATGCGGATCGTTACGCACAAGTCGCTTGTAAAACATTCATGGATACTAGAAGTTTTGGGCAAGTCTTTGCGTTTAAGGGCTCTGATTTATCGGTTGGTGTTCGTGGACCTGTTTCTATACAGACCGCTGTAAGTGTAGATCCAATCGATATCAACACGATGCAAATTACGAAAAGCGTGAACTCCGTTACGGGGGATAAAAAAGGCTCTGACACCATGGGAACCAAACATTTCGTTGATTTCGGTGTTTATGTCTTCAACGGCAGCATCAATGTTCAACTAGCCGAAAAAACAGGCTTTACCGAAGCGGATGCAGAAAAAATCAAAGAAGCTCTAACAACTCTTTTTGAAAATGATGCATCCTCTGCTCGTCCGGACGGCAGCATGGCTGTAGAAAAAGTCTACTGGTGGGAACATCCAAGCAAAATGGGCAAAGCCTCATCCGCTAAAGTCCATCGTTCTGTAAAAATCGAAAAAATTTCTGAAGTGGATCGGGCAAAATCATTCGACGATTATAAAGTAACGGTCGAACCATTAGAAGGAATCGAGCTAACAGTTATCGAAGGGCTATAA
- a CDS encoding CRISPR-associated helicase/endonuclease Cas3, whose translation MYIAHVRKSDGEKQRLKDHLLECAVLSGDWGAKIGLRKVSYIAGLLHDLGKYSNEFQEYLRKAIADPKSVTRGSVDHSTAGGKLLFDYCHKNSRDPFSYIFAELVGNAIISHHSSRGLQDFFTPEGEATSDYLRRVAEIEVVDYEQIKLRFFEEVMSEEQFQQLLSEAIEELKGFYQSNGKSRIKQNDTFFLLKFIYSCLLDADRTNTMLFEENEKFKKHENDELLKSYSQSLEEYISTFTADTPINQLRGQMSNQCKTFAERETGIYTLSIPTGGGKTLASLRFALNHAIKHGKERIIYVVPFTTIIEQNAATVREILKDEENILEHHSNVFTDQEETKTRKSEESEAEKEALEQKQALMKDNWESPVIFTTMVQFLNTIYSRGTRNPRRFHNLTNAVIIFDEAQGVPTNCTHLFNESLNFLKKFGGTTSVLCTATQPSLENVGRALTKDSDGEMVSNLSEVESKFKRVEVIDRTTDEPWKLETLADFSQDILVEKENLLIILNTKKAVRSLYQYLEEQQLEDVELYHLSTSMCAKHRKDLLDELREKLKNSETKLICITTQLIEAGVDISFQSVIRSVAGLDSIAQAAGRCNRHGETKQQPVYLVNLSADLENLTHLPEIKQGQTITLDILKENRELEQEELLSHDVQKRYFDRYYDRFKNELNYPVKKTSLELFGLLGEGVNALEHYKRTHSSAPILALRSSPKTVGKYFQVIDSPTTSVLVPYKAGNELIADLNGELRPEEYAPTLKKAQQYMVNIFQHELMELQASGGIYPLLNGDILALTSNSYDLKFGIDIEAEAASGYLGF comes from the coding sequence ATGTATATCGCACATGTGAGGAAATCAGATGGAGAAAAGCAACGTTTAAAAGATCACCTACTAGAATGCGCTGTATTGAGTGGTGATTGGGGGGCAAAAATTGGATTAAGAAAAGTTAGCTATATAGCAGGTTTACTTCATGATTTAGGGAAATATTCCAACGAATTCCAAGAATATTTGCGAAAAGCTATTGCTGATCCGAAAAGTGTGACACGGGGTAGCGTGGATCATTCAACAGCTGGCGGTAAACTTCTTTTTGATTATTGCCACAAAAATAGTCGTGATCCATTTTCATATATTTTTGCTGAATTGGTGGGGAATGCGATTATTTCTCATCACAGCAGTCGGGGGCTGCAAGATTTTTTTACACCAGAAGGAGAAGCAACCTCTGATTATCTTAGGCGAGTAGCGGAAATAGAGGTTGTGGACTATGAGCAGATTAAACTTCGTTTTTTTGAAGAAGTGATGTCAGAAGAACAATTTCAACAATTACTGTCAGAAGCAATAGAAGAATTGAAAGGGTTTTATCAATCAAATGGAAAAAGTAGAATCAAACAAAATGATACATTTTTCCTTTTGAAATTCATTTATAGTTGCTTACTGGATGCCGACCGAACAAATACGATGTTGTTTGAAGAAAATGAAAAATTTAAAAAGCATGAAAATGATGAGTTGCTGAAATCTTATAGTCAAAGCCTAGAAGAATATATTTCAACTTTTACCGCTGACACACCAATTAATCAACTTCGTGGGCAGATGTCAAATCAATGCAAGACCTTTGCTGAACGAGAAACGGGAATTTACACTCTTTCGATTCCCACAGGAGGCGGAAAGACATTAGCCAGTTTACGATTTGCCTTGAATCACGCTATAAAACATGGAAAAGAGCGCATCATTTATGTCGTGCCATTTACAACGATTATCGAACAGAATGCTGCGACAGTCCGAGAGATTTTAAAAGATGAAGAAAATATTCTAGAGCATCATTCCAATGTTTTTACAGATCAGGAGGAAACGAAAACAAGGAAATCCGAAGAATCCGAAGCTGAAAAAGAAGCGTTAGAACAAAAGCAAGCATTAATGAAAGACAATTGGGAAAGCCCTGTAATTTTTACAACAATGGTGCAGTTTCTAAATACGATTTACAGTCGAGGAACTCGAAACCCACGTCGTTTTCATAATTTAACCAATGCTGTGATTATTTTTGATGAGGCGCAAGGCGTGCCAACGAACTGTACGCATTTATTTAATGAAAGTTTGAATTTCTTAAAAAAATTCGGTGGGACAACGAGTGTTCTATGTACAGCAACTCAGCCGTCTTTAGAAAATGTTGGACGAGCGTTAACCAAAGACTCCGATGGCGAAATGGTTTCGAATTTATCAGAAGTAGAATCCAAGTTTAAACGAGTAGAGGTCATTGACCGAACAACAGATGAACCATGGAAGCTTGAAACTTTAGCTGATTTCAGTCAAGACATTTTAGTAGAGAAAGAAAATTTGCTAATTATTTTAAATACCAAAAAAGCTGTTCGGAGTTTATATCAATATTTGGAAGAACAGCAATTAGAAGATGTTGAATTATATCATTTAAGTACCTCAATGTGTGCCAAGCATCGGAAAGATTTGTTGGATGAATTACGTGAGAAACTAAAAAATAGCGAAACAAAACTAATTTGTATCACAACCCAATTGATTGAAGCAGGTGTAGATATCAGTTTTCAATCTGTGATTCGTTCGGTGGCTGGTTTAGATTCAATTGCTCAAGCTGCGGGACGTTGCAATCGACATGGTGAAACTAAGCAGCAACCAGTCTACCTAGTCAATCTTTCCGCAGACCTTGAAAATCTGACTCATCTACCAGAGATTAAACAAGGACAAACAATTACGCTAGATATTCTTAAAGAAAATCGTGAACTCGAACAAGAGGAATTACTTTCTCATGATGTTCAAAAGCGGTATTTTGATCGATATTATGATCGTTTTAAAAATGAATTGAACTATCCAGTTAAAAAGACATCGCTCGAACTATTTGGTCTATTAGGAGAAGGTGTTAATGCGCTGGAACATTATAAACGAACACACAGCTCTGCACCTATTTTGGCTCTTAGAAGTAGTCCTAAAACAGTAGGGAAATATTTTCAAGTCATTGATAGTCCAACGACATCAGTGCTTGTTCCGTACAAAGCTGGGAATGAATTGATTGCGGATTTAAATGGTGAGCTAAGACCTGAAGAGTATGCGCCAACGTTGAAAAAAGCACAGCAATATATGGTCAATATCTTCCAGCACGAATTGATGGAACTTCAAGCAAGTGGTGGAATTTATCCACTGTTGAATGGCGATATTTTGGCTCTGACCAGTAATTCATATGATTTGAAGTTTGGAATAGATATAGAAGCAGAAGCGGCTAGTGGTTATTTAGGATTTTAA